From the Ferrigenium kumadai genome, one window contains:
- the rpsE gene encoding 30S ribosomal protein S5, producing the protein MQQQEERDDGLIEKMISVNRVTKVVKGGRIMGFAALTVVGDGDGRVAMGKGKSKEVPVAVQKAMDEARRNLVKVSLKNGTLHHTVVGKHGAAKVLMQPASEGTGIIAGGAMRAVFEAVGVKDVLAKCIGSSNPYNVVRATLNGLKALNSPAEIAAKRGKSVDEILG; encoded by the coding sequence ATGCAGCAACAAGAAGAGCGCGATGACGGTCTGATCGAAAAGATGATTTCCGTGAATCGCGTCACCAAGGTGGTTAAGGGTGGCCGTATCATGGGTTTCGCCGCGTTGACCGTGGTTGGTGACGGCGATGGTCGCGTAGCGATGGGCAAGGGCAAGTCCAAGGAAGTACCGGTTGCAGTGCAAAAGGCTATGGACGAAGCTCGCCGCAATCTGGTCAAGGTCAGCCTGAAGAACGGCACCTTGCACCACACCGTGGTCGGCAAGCATGGCGCAGCGAAGGTGCTGATGCAGCCTGCTTCCGAAGGTACCGGCATTATCGCCGGCGGCGCGATGCGTGCCGTGTTCGAGGCGGTTGGCGTGAAGGACGTGCTGGCCAAGTGTATCGGCTCCAGCAATCCTTACAACGTGGTTCGCGCTACGTTGAACGGCCTGAAGGCGCTGAATTCTCCTGCCGAGATCGCTGCAAAGCGCGGCAAGAGCGTTGACGAGATTCTGGGGTAA
- the rplQ gene encoding 50S ribosomal protein L17 produces the protein MRHRLGLRKLNRTSSHRLAMFRNMTVSLLRHEVIKTTLPKAKELRRVAEPILTLGKNPSLANKRLAFARLRDREMVVKLFDELGPRYAARNGGYLRVLKFGFRQGDNAPMALVELLDRPAEATAVDAE, from the coding sequence ATGCGTCACCGTTTAGGTTTAAGAAAACTCAACCGCACCAGCAGCCACCGTCTGGCGATGTTCCGCAATATGACCGTGTCGCTGTTGCGTCATGAAGTCATCAAGACTACCCTGCCGAAGGCCAAGGAACTGCGCCGTGTCGCGGAACCCATTCTGACGCTGGGCAAGAACCCCAGCTTGGCTAACAAGCGTTTGGCGTTTGCGCGTCTGCGCGACCGCGAGATGGTAGTCAAGCTGTTCGACGAGCTGGGTCCACGCTACGCAGCACGCAACGGCGGTTATCTGCGCGTCCTGAAGTTCGGTTTCCGTCAGGGCGACAATGCTCCGATGGCACTGGTCGAACTGCTGGATCGTCCCGCAGAAGCGACAGCGGTCGATGCAGAATAA
- the rpsM gene encoding 30S ribosomal protein S13 yields the protein MARIAGVNIPNHQHAVIALTAIYGIGRTRSQNICAAAGVNTTTKMKDLTDAEVEKLREEVAKFTVEGDLRRETTMNIKRLMDLGCYRGLRHRRGLPCRGQRTRTNARTRKGPRKAIAGAKK from the coding sequence ATGGCACGTATTGCAGGGGTAAACATCCCCAACCATCAACACGCTGTGATTGCCTTGACTGCAATCTACGGTATCGGTCGTACTCGTTCGCAAAACATTTGCGCGGCGGCGGGCGTTAACACCACCACCAAGATGAAGGATCTGACTGACGCGGAAGTTGAAAAGCTGCGCGAAGAAGTCGCCAAGTTCACAGTGGAAGGTGATCTGCGTCGCGAAACGACGATGAACATCAAGCGTCTGATGGACTTGGGTTGCTATCGCGGCCTGCGTCATCGTCGCGGTTTGCCCTGTCGCGGTCAGCGCACTCGCACCAACGCACGTACCCGCAAGGGACCGCGCAAGGCGATTGCTGGCGCCAAGAAGTAA
- the secY gene encoding preprotein translocase subunit SecY, with protein sequence MNTAAKGVGKAKYGDLGRRLWFLLGALVVFRIGAHIPVPGIDPTVLADLFKSQKDGILGMFNMFSGGALERFTIFALGIMPYISASIIMQLASIAVPHLEQLKKEGEAGRRKITQYTRYGTLALAVFQAFGISVALQAQPGLVPNPGAMFQLTTVVTLVTGTMFLMWLGEQITERGLGNGISLIIFAGIAAGLPNAIGSTLELVRTGAFSIPLVLLLFVGAIAVTALVVFVERGQRKILVNYAKRQVGNKIYAGQSSHLPLKLNMAGVIPPIFASSIILFPATIAGWFGSGSGMTWLKDVSDKLSPGQPIYVMVYAAAIVFFCFFYTALVFSPKETAENLKKSGAFLPGIRPGDQTARYVEKIMLRLTMVGAVYITLVCLLPEFLVVKWNVPFYFGGTSLLILVVVTMDFMAQVQSYLMTHQYENLLKKANFKGGLAR encoded by the coding sequence GTGAATACCGCAGCCAAGGGGGTAGGCAAGGCCAAGTACGGTGACCTCGGTCGCCGCCTGTGGTTCTTGCTTGGTGCATTGGTGGTGTTCCGCATCGGTGCGCATATTCCGGTGCCGGGCATCGATCCGACGGTGCTGGCGGATCTGTTCAAGAGTCAAAAGGATGGCATCCTGGGCATGTTCAACATGTTCTCGGGCGGCGCGCTGGAACGTTTCACGATCTTCGCGCTGGGGATCATGCCGTACATCTCGGCATCGATCATTATGCAGCTGGCATCCATTGCGGTGCCGCATCTTGAGCAGTTGAAGAAAGAAGGCGAAGCCGGGCGTCGCAAGATCACGCAGTACACTCGCTATGGCACGCTGGCTCTGGCCGTGTTCCAGGCGTTCGGTATCTCGGTGGCCTTGCAGGCCCAGCCGGGACTGGTGCCCAATCCAGGTGCAATGTTCCAGTTGACCACGGTGGTTACCCTGGTGACCGGCACGATGTTCCTGATGTGGCTGGGTGAGCAGATCACCGAGCGCGGTCTGGGTAACGGTATTTCGCTGATCATCTTTGCTGGTATCGCTGCAGGCTTGCCGAATGCGATCGGTAGCACGCTGGAGCTGGTTCGAACCGGTGCGTTCTCGATCCCGCTGGTGTTGCTGCTATTCGTTGGTGCGATCGCGGTGACGGCCTTGGTGGTATTCGTCGAGCGTGGCCAGCGCAAGATCCTGGTGAACTACGCGAAGCGTCAGGTGGGCAACAAGATCTATGCCGGGCAGAGCTCGCATCTGCCGTTGAAGCTGAATATGGCCGGTGTGATTCCGCCGATCTTCGCTTCCAGCATCATCCTGTTCCCGGCGACCATCGCGGGCTGGTTCGGTAGCGGAAGCGGCATGACTTGGCTGAAGGACGTCAGCGACAAACTGTCTCCCGGTCAGCCGATCTATGTGATGGTATACGCGGCAGCGATCGTGTTCTTCTGCTTCTTCTACACGGCGCTGGTGTTCAGCCCGAAGGAAACGGCAGAGAACCTGAAGAAGAGTGGTGCGTTCTTGCCCGGTATTCGTCCCGGCGATCAGACTGCGCGTTATGTGGAAAAGATCATGCTGCGCCTGACCATGGTCGGAGCAGTGTACATCACCCTAGTGTGTCTGCTGCCGGAGTTCCTGGTAGTGAAGTGGAATGTGCCGTTCTATTTCGGCGGTACGTCGCTGTTGATTCTGGTTGTGGTAACGATGGATTTCATGGCGCAAGTGCAGTCCTACCTGATGACACATCAGTATGAAAATCTGCTGAAGAAGGCCAATTTCAAGGGTGGGTTAGCACGCTAA
- the rpsK gene encoding 30S ribosomal protein S11, whose translation MAKPSSTKVRKKVKKNVAEGVAHVHASFNNTIITITDRQGNALAWSTSGAQGFKGSRKSTPFAAQVAAEVVGKSAQECGVKNLEVRIKGPGPGRESAVRALNAAGFKITSISDITPVPHNGCRPPKKRRI comes from the coding sequence ATGGCTAAGCCAAGCAGCACGAAAGTGCGCAAGAAAGTTAAGAAGAACGTGGCCGAGGGTGTTGCTCACGTTCACGCCTCTTTCAACAATACCATCATCACCATTACCGACCGTCAAGGCAACGCCCTGGCATGGTCTACCAGTGGTGCGCAGGGTTTTAAGGGCTCTCGTAAGAGCACCCCGTTCGCTGCGCAGGTTGCTGCCGAGGTTGTTGGCAAGTCGGCTCAAGAATGTGGTGTTAAGAATCTTGAAGTGCGCATCAAGGGCCCCGGTCCTGGCCGCGAATCCGCTGTGCGTGCACTGAATGCTGCTGGCTTTAAGATCACCAGCATTTCCGATATTACGCCGGTGCCGCACAACGGCTGCCGTCCGCCTAAAAAGCGCCGTATCTAA
- the rpmD gene encoding 50S ribosomal protein L30: MTQAKTIKVTQVKSLIGTKQSHRDTIRGLGLRHINHTVQLEDTPCVRGMINKVYYLVKCEA, translated from the coding sequence ATGACACAAGCTAAAACGATCAAAGTGACACAGGTCAAGAGCCTGATCGGCACCAAGCAATCGCACCGCGACACCATTCGCGGTCTGGGGCTGCGTCATATCAACCACACCGTGCAGCTTGAGGATACTCCTTGCGTGCGCGGCATGATCAACAAGGTGTATTACCTGGTTAAGTGCGAGGCATAA
- the uvrA gene encoding excinuclease ABC subunit UvrA translates to MDQIKIRGARTHNLKNVNLDLPRNKLVVITGLSGSGKSSLAFDTLYAEGQRRYVESLSAYARQFLQLMEKPDVDLIEGLSPAIAIEQKATSHNPRSTVGTVTEIHDYLRLLFARAGDPYCPQHDLVLEAQSVGQMVDHVLSLPEGTRIMILSPLVVERKGEQLDLFDELRAQGFTRLRVNGTVYEIDALPKLEKNKKHTIEIVVDRLKVNAEAKQRLAESFETALRHAEGRALAVEMDSGKEHLFSAKFACPICNYSLPELEPRLFSFNNPMGACPKCDGLGSISFFDPKRVVAFPTLSLSSGAIKGWDRRNQFYHQMLASLAKHYNFDLEQSFESLPEKIQQVILYGSGREEIPFNYMNERGKPVLREHSFEGIVPNLERRYKETDSPTVREELAKYLNTCTCPECEGARLRVEARNVRIGDRNLHELSALPLKQALAFFQGLTLAGHKQAIAEKIVLEIASRLTFLNNVGLDYLSLERSAETLSGGEAQRIRLASQIGSGLTGVMYVLDEPSIGLHQRDNDRLLDTLKMLRDMGNSVIVVEHDEDAIRHADYVVDMGPGAGEHGGMVVAQGTPKEVCTNPQSLTGDYLSGKRSIAVPKKFIKPDAERMLRIIGACGNNLKDVTLNLPVGLLVSITGVSGSGKSTLINDTLYHAVAQHLYGSSAEPAPYAEIEGLEFFDKVINVDQSPIGRTPRSNPATYTGLFTPIRELFAGVPSARERGYGPGRFSFNVKGGRCESCQGDGVIKVEMHFLPDVYVPCDVCHGHRYNRETLEIQYKGKNIHQILEMTVEQAYEFFEPVPVIARKLQTLLDVGLGYITLGQSATTLSGGEAQRVKLSLELSKRDTGRTLYILDEPTTGLHFHDIALLLKVIHKLRDQGNTVVVIEHNLDVIKTADWVIDLGPEGGDGGGRIIAEGNPKEVAQQPQSVTGKYLKPMFKG, encoded by the coding sequence ATGGACCAGATCAAAATCCGCGGTGCGCGCACCCACAACCTGAAGAACGTCAACCTCGACTTGCCGCGCAACAAGCTGGTGGTCATTACAGGCCTGTCCGGTTCGGGCAAGTCGTCGCTCGCTTTCGATACCCTTTATGCCGAGGGGCAGCGGCGCTATGTGGAATCGCTTTCCGCCTATGCGCGGCAATTCCTGCAGTTGATGGAAAAGCCGGACGTGGACCTGATCGAGGGACTGTCGCCCGCCATCGCCATCGAGCAAAAGGCCACTTCTCACAACCCGCGCTCCACCGTGGGCACGGTCACCGAGATCCACGATTACCTGCGCCTGCTGTTTGCGCGCGCGGGCGATCCGTATTGCCCGCAGCACGACCTAGTGCTGGAGGCGCAATCTGTCGGCCAGATGGTGGACCATGTGCTGTCGCTGCCGGAGGGCACGCGCATCATGATCCTGTCGCCGCTGGTGGTGGAACGCAAGGGCGAGCAGCTCGACCTGTTCGACGAACTGCGCGCACAGGGCTTCACGCGGCTACGCGTCAACGGCACGGTGTACGAGATCGACGCGCTGCCGAAGCTGGAGAAGAACAAGAAGCACACCATCGAGATCGTGGTGGATCGCCTCAAAGTGAACGCGGAGGCCAAGCAACGGCTGGCGGAGTCGTTCGAGACCGCGCTGCGCCACGCCGAGGGGCGTGCGCTGGCAGTGGAGATGGACTCGGGCAAGGAGCATCTGTTCTCGGCCAAGTTCGCCTGCCCGATCTGCAACTACTCGCTACCGGAACTCGAGCCACGTCTGTTCTCGTTCAACAACCCCATGGGCGCATGTCCGAAGTGCGACGGGCTGGGCAGCATCAGCTTCTTCGATCCCAAGCGCGTCGTCGCCTTCCCAACACTCAGCCTGAGCTCCGGTGCGATCAAGGGCTGGGACCGGCGCAACCAGTTCTACCACCAGATGCTCGCCAGCCTGGCCAAGCACTACAACTTCGACCTGGAGCAGTCGTTCGAGAGCCTGCCGGAAAAGATCCAGCAAGTGATCCTGTACGGCAGTGGCCGCGAGGAAATACCGTTCAACTACATGAACGAGCGCGGCAAGCCTGTGCTGCGCGAGCATAGCTTCGAGGGCATCGTCCCCAATCTGGAGCGCCGCTACAAGGAGACCGACTCCCCCACCGTGCGCGAGGAGCTGGCCAAGTATCTCAACACCTGCACCTGCCCGGAATGCGAGGGCGCGCGCCTGCGCGTGGAAGCACGCAACGTGCGCATCGGGGATCGCAACCTGCACGAGCTCAGCGCGCTGCCGCTGAAGCAGGCACTGGCTTTCTTCCAGGGGCTGACGCTGGCCGGACACAAGCAGGCCATCGCGGAGAAGATCGTGCTGGAGATCGCCAGCCGCCTGACTTTCCTCAACAACGTGGGACTGGATTACCTGTCGCTGGAGCGCTCCGCCGAGACGCTATCCGGCGGCGAGGCGCAGCGCATCCGCTTGGCCAGCCAGATCGGCTCGGGACTGACCGGGGTGATGTATGTGCTGGACGAGCCTTCCATCGGCCTGCACCAGCGCGACAACGACCGCCTGCTGGACACGCTGAAGATGCTGCGCGACATGGGCAACAGCGTGATCGTGGTGGAGCACGACGAGGATGCGATCCGCCATGCCGATTACGTGGTGGACATGGGACCGGGCGCGGGCGAGCACGGCGGCATGGTGGTTGCGCAGGGCACACCGAAGGAAGTATGCACCAACCCGCAGTCGCTCACAGGCGATTATCTCTCGGGCAAGCGCAGCATCGCCGTACCGAAGAAATTCATCAAGCCCGACGCCGAGCGTATGCTGCGCATCATCGGCGCCTGCGGCAACAACCTGAAGGATGTCACGCTGAACCTGCCGGTGGGGTTGCTGGTGAGCATCACCGGCGTGTCCGGCTCGGGCAAGTCCACGCTGATCAATGACACGCTGTACCACGCCGTGGCGCAGCACCTGTACGGCAGCAGCGCCGAGCCCGCGCCCTATGCCGAGATCGAGGGACTGGAGTTCTTCGACAAGGTGATCAACGTCGACCAGTCGCCCATCGGGCGCACACCGCGCTCCAACCCGGCAACCTATACCGGCCTGTTCACGCCGATCCGCGAGCTGTTCGCGGGCGTGCCGTCGGCGCGCGAGCGCGGCTACGGCCCGGGGCGTTTCTCGTTCAACGTCAAGGGCGGGCGCTGCGAATCCTGCCAGGGCGACGGCGTGATCAAGGTGGAGATGCACTTCCTGCCGGACGTGTACGTGCCGTGCGACGTGTGCCACGGGCATCGCTACAACCGCGAGACGCTGGAGATCCAGTACAAGGGCAAGAACATCCACCAGATACTGGAGATGACGGTGGAGCAGGCGTACGAGTTCTTCGAACCGGTGCCGGTGATCGCGCGCAAGCTGCAGACGCTGCTGGACGTTGGTCTGGGCTACATCACGCTGGGACAGAGCGCCACCACGCTTTCCGGCGGCGAAGCACAGCGCGTGAAGCTGTCGCTCGAACTGTCCAAGCGCGACACCGGACGCACGCTGTACATCCTCGACGAGCCGACCACCGGCCTGCACTTCCACGACATCGCCCTGCTACTCAAGGTGATTCACAAGCTGCGCGACCAGGGCAACACCGTCGTGGTGATCGAGCACAACCTCGACGTGATCAAGACGGCAGACTGGGTGATCGATCTTGGGCCGGAAGGCGGCGATGGCGGAGGACGAATTATCGCCGAAGGGAACCCGAAGGAAGTCGCTCAGCAGCCGCAGAGCGTGACCGGGAAATACCTCAAGCCAATGTTCAAGGGGTGA
- the rplR gene encoding 50S ribosomal protein L18, translating to MNKKEARQRRARKTRARIAEKKTVRLAIHRTNLHIYAQVISACGGKVLASASSVEAEVRKDLANGGNAAAAAVVGKRIAEKAKSAGITQVAFDRSGNRYHGRVKALADAAREHGLQF from the coding sequence TTGAACAAGAAAGAAGCACGTCAGCGCAGAGCACGCAAAACCCGTGCACGCATTGCTGAGAAAAAGACGGTACGTCTGGCTATTCATCGTACCAACTTGCACATCTATGCTCAGGTGATTTCCGCCTGCGGCGGCAAGGTTCTGGCCAGCGCATCCAGCGTCGAAGCCGAAGTCCGCAAGGATCTGGCGAACGGCGGTAACGCTGCCGCTGCCGCGGTGGTGGGCAAGCGCATCGCCGAGAAGGCGAAGAGCGCGGGCATCACCCAAGTGGCGTTCGACCGTTCCGGTAACCGATATCATGGTCGTGTCAAGGCGCTGGCTGATGCTGCGCGTGAACACGGTCTGCAGTTCTAA
- the cysK gene encoding cysteine synthase A, giving the protein MANWHADNSLSIGRTPLVHLNRITEGAPATVLAKIEGRNPAYSVKDRIGAAMVADAERRGLLGPSKHIVEATSGNTGIALAFVAAARGIPLTLTMPDTMSIERRKLLLAFGAHLVLTEGAKGMSGAVAKAEEIAASDPRRYVLMQQFKNPANPAIHEQTTGPEIWNDTDGKVDIFVSGVGTGGTITGVSRYIKQTRGKAIISVAVEPSASPVLTQVRAGEPLKPSPHKIQGIGAGFVPETLDLSLVDMIEQVSNEEAVLYARRLTLEEGILSGISCGAAAAVAVRLAKRPENAGKTIVVILPDSGERYLSSILFEGLFDEKGLPVAQAKYSTDW; this is encoded by the coding sequence ATGGCAAACTGGCACGCAGACAATTCACTTTCCATCGGCCGTACGCCCCTGGTGCACCTCAACCGCATCACCGAGGGCGCGCCTGCCACGGTCCTTGCCAAGATCGAAGGCCGCAATCCTGCATACTCCGTTAAAGACCGCATCGGTGCTGCGATGGTCGCCGATGCCGAAAGGCGCGGTCTGCTCGGCCCCAGCAAGCACATCGTCGAAGCCACCAGCGGCAATACCGGCATCGCGCTCGCTTTCGTCGCTGCCGCTCGCGGTATCCCGCTCACGCTGACCATGCCGGATACCATGAGCATCGAGCGGCGCAAGCTGCTGCTCGCATTCGGCGCCCATCTGGTGCTCACCGAAGGCGCCAAGGGTATGAGCGGGGCGGTGGCCAAGGCCGAAGAGATTGCCGCCTCCGACCCGCGGCGTTACGTGTTGATGCAGCAGTTCAAGAACCCCGCCAATCCAGCCATCCACGAGCAGACTACCGGTCCCGAGATATGGAACGATACCGACGGCAAAGTGGACATCTTCGTCTCGGGAGTGGGTACCGGGGGCACCATCACTGGGGTGTCGCGCTATATCAAGCAGACCAGGGGCAAGGCCATCATCTCCGTGGCGGTGGAACCCTCCGCCAGCCCCGTCCTGACCCAGGTGCGCGCGGGCGAGCCGCTGAAGCCGTCGCCGCACAAGATACAGGGCATAGGCGCGGGCTTTGTGCCGGAAACCCTCGACTTGTCGCTGGTAGATATGATCGAACAGGTTAGCAACGAGGAGGCTGTGCTGTACGCCCGCCGCCTGACGCTCGAAGAGGGCATCCTTTCTGGCATCTCCTGCGGTGCGGCGGCGGCCGTTGCCGTGCGGCTGGCCAAGCGTCCGGAGAACGCCGGCAAGACCATCGTCGTCATCCTGCCTGATTCCGGTGAACGCTATCTCAGTTCGATCCTGTTCGAGGGCTTGTTCGACGAGAAAGGGCTGCCGGTCGCCCAAGCCAAGTATTCGACCGACTGGTAG
- the rplO gene encoding 50S ribosomal protein L15 produces MQLNNIQPAQGAKHAKRRVGRGIGSGLGKTCGRGHKGQKSRAGGFHKVGFEGGQMPLQRRLPKRGFVSLTRDDTAQVRLSDLQKMPVDSIDLLALKQAGVVHANALSAKVIMCGELTRAVKLQGLLATKGARAAIEAAGGSIAE; encoded by the coding sequence ATGCAACTCAATAATATTCAACCTGCACAAGGCGCCAAGCACGCCAAGCGCCGCGTCGGTCGCGGTATCGGTTCCGGCCTGGGCAAGACTTGCGGTCGCGGCCACAAGGGTCAGAAGTCCCGTGCCGGCGGCTTCCACAAGGTCGGTTTTGAAGGCGGTCAGATGCCGCTGCAGCGCCGTCTGCCGAAGCGTGGCTTCGTCTCCTTGACTCGCGACGATACAGCTCAAGTGCGTCTGTCTGACCTGCAGAAGATGCCGGTCGACAGCATCGATCTGCTGGCGCTCAAGCAAGCTGGCGTGGTTCATGCGAATGCCCTGTCTGCCAAGGTCATCATGTGCGGCGAACTGACCCGTGCGGTCAAGCTGCAAGGCTTGTTGGCAACCAAGGGTGCTCGTGCAGCGATCGAAGCTGCCGGCGGCAGCATCGCCGAGTAA
- the rpsD gene encoding 30S ribosomal protein S4 — translation MARNLDAKCRQCRREGEKLFLKGEKCFTDKCAVERRAYAPGQHGQKKNVRLSEYGGQLREKQKVRRIYGVLEKQFRLTYKAAESQRGITGENLLQNLESRLDNVSYRMGFGASRAEARQVVRHNGLLVNGKRVNIPSFQVRPGDVVEVAEKSKAQLRIKAALAAAEQRGFPEWIEMDTKALKGTFKAKPQRAELPATINEHLVVELYSK, via the coding sequence TTGGCTAGAAATCTTGATGCAAAGTGCCGTCAGTGCCGCCGCGAAGGCGAAAAGCTGTTCCTGAAGGGCGAGAAATGTTTTACCGACAAGTGTGCCGTTGAGCGCCGCGCCTATGCGCCTGGCCAACACGGTCAGAAGAAGAATGTCCGTCTGTCCGAGTACGGCGGCCAGTTGCGCGAAAAGCAGAAAGTTCGCCGCATCTATGGCGTGCTGGAAAAGCAATTCCGCCTGACTTACAAGGCTGCGGAAAGCCAGCGCGGCATTACCGGTGAAAACCTGCTGCAGAACTTGGAGTCCCGTCTGGACAACGTGTCCTACCGCATGGGTTTCGGTGCTTCCCGCGCCGAAGCGCGCCAAGTTGTGCGTCACAACGGTTTGCTGGTGAACGGCAAGCGCGTGAACATTCCTTCCTTCCAGGTGCGCCCCGGCGACGTGGTTGAAGTGGCTGAAAAGTCCAAAGCGCAACTGCGCATCAAGGCTGCACTGGCTGCTGCCGAGCAGCGCGGTTTCCCGGAATGGATCGAAATGGACACCAAGGCATTAAAGGGTACATTCAAAGCCAAGCCGCAACGTGCTGAACTGCCTGCAACCATCAACGAGCATCTCGTGGTTGAGTTGTATTCCAAGTAA
- the infA gene encoding translation initiation factor IF-1, which yields MAKEDVIQMQGEIEESLPNATFRIKLENGHVVLGHISGKMRMHYIRILPGDKVTVELTPYDLSKARIVFRAK from the coding sequence ATGGCAAAAGAAGACGTGATTCAGATGCAAGGCGAGATCGAGGAGTCGCTGCCGAATGCGACTTTCCGGATCAAGCTGGAAAACGGTCATGTGGTGTTGGGTCATATCTCTGGGAAAATGCGGATGCACTATATTCGCATCCTGCCCGGCGACAAGGTGACGGTAGAATTGACACCCTATGATTTGAGCAAGGCGCGCATTGTGTTCCGCGCTAAATAG
- the rpmJ gene encoding 50S ribosomal protein L36: MRVQASVKKICRNCKIIRRNRIVRVICTEPRHKQRQG; the protein is encoded by the coding sequence ATGAGAGTCCAAGCATCAGTAAAGAAGATCTGCCGTAACTGCAAGATCATCCGTCGTAACCGCATCGTGCGCGTCATTTGCACGGAGCCGCGACACAAGCAACGCCAAGGCTGA
- a CDS encoding DNA-directed RNA polymerase subunit alpha, with protein sequence MPKNEFLKPRIIDVQKISATQAKVVMEPFERGYGHTLGNALRRILLSSMPGAAPTEVKMAGVLHEYATIDGVQEDVVDILLNLKGVVLRLHNLPEVVLTIKKEGAGVVTAGDISGNADVEVLNPEHVIAHLTAGGKLDMQIKVEQGRGYVSAISRQTPNESRAVGHIALDASFSPVNRVSYAVESARVEQRTDLDKLVMNIETNGAIDPEQAIRNAARILVDQFSVFAALEGTEPVVEKVQAPKVDPILLRPVDDLELTPRSSNCLKAQSIHYIGDLIQYTENDLLRTPNLGRKSLNEIKQVLAEHNLSLGMKLENWPVTAA encoded by the coding sequence ATGCCTAAGAATGAATTTTTGAAGCCTCGCATCATCGATGTGCAAAAGATCTCCGCCACCCAGGCTAAGGTGGTGATGGAGCCCTTCGAGCGCGGCTACGGCCACACTTTGGGCAATGCCTTGCGTCGCATCCTGTTGTCTTCCATGCCCGGTGCTGCACCGACCGAGGTGAAGATGGCTGGCGTGTTGCATGAATATGCGACCATCGACGGCGTTCAGGAAGATGTCGTCGACATCCTGCTGAACCTGAAGGGTGTCGTGTTGCGCCTGCACAATTTGCCGGAAGTCGTACTGACCATCAAGAAGGAAGGCGCCGGCGTCGTGACTGCTGGCGACATCAGCGGCAACGCAGACGTCGAAGTGCTGAATCCCGAGCACGTGATCGCTCACCTGACCGCTGGCGGCAAGCTGGACATGCAGATCAAGGTCGAACAAGGTCGCGGTTATGTGTCGGCTATCTCGCGTCAGACTCCGAACGAATCTCGTGCCGTGGGCCATATCGCGCTGGATGCATCGTTCAGCCCGGTCAACCGCGTCAGCTATGCAGTCGAAAGTGCTCGCGTCGAGCAGCGCACTGACCTGGACAAGCTGGTGATGAACATCGAGACCAATGGCGCGATCGATCCGGAGCAGGCGATCCGCAATGCGGCCCGCATCCTGGTTGACCAGTTCTCCGTGTTCGCGGCGCTGGAAGGCACCGAGCCGGTGGTCGAGAAGGTTCAGGCACCGAAGGTCGATCCTATCCTGTTGCGTCCGGTAGACGATCTGGAGCTGACCCCGCGTTCCTCCAACTGTCTGAAGGCTCAAAGCATTCATTACATTGGCGACCTGATCCAGTACACCGAGAACGATCTGTTGCGCACCCCGAACCTGGGCCGCAAGTCGCTGAACGAAATCAAGCAGGTTCTTGCCGAGCACAACTTGTCGCTGGGTATGAAGCTGGAAAACTGGCCTGTCACCGCGGCTTAA
- the rplF gene encoding 50S ribosomal protein L6: MSRVAKNPVVVPSGVEVALAANEISVKGPLGSLKQALSADVSVVREGDSLLCKAQNDSMQANAMSGTVRALLANMVQGVSKGFERKLNLVGVGYRAQAAGDTLNLTLGFSHPVSYKMPAGVKVETPTQTEIVLKGADKQRVGQVAAEIRAFREPEPYKGKGVRYSDEVVILKETKKK, encoded by the coding sequence ATGTCTAGAGTCGCTAAGAATCCTGTCGTCGTGCCGAGTGGCGTTGAAGTCGCGCTGGCAGCGAACGAAATTTCTGTGAAGGGCCCGTTGGGTTCTTTGAAGCAAGCCCTGTCGGCAGATGTGAGCGTAGTGCGCGAGGGCGATAGCCTGCTGTGCAAGGCGCAGAACGACTCCATGCAGGCCAATGCGATGTCCGGCACGGTTCGTGCCCTGCTGGCCAATATGGTCCAGGGTGTGAGCAAGGGCTTCGAGCGCAAGTTGAACCTGGTTGGTGTGGGTTACCGTGCTCAAGCTGCCGGTGACACACTGAACCTGACATTGGGCTTTTCCCACCCGGTCTCTTACAAGATGCCCGCTGGCGTGAAGGTCGAAACCCCGACGCAGACTGAAATCGTGCTGAAGGGTGCTGACAAGCAGCGCGTTGGACAAGTTGCTGCGGAGATTCGTGCTTTCCGTGAACCCGAGCCTTACAAGGGCAAGGGCGTGCGCTATAGCGACGAAGTGGTGATCCTGAAAGAAACCAAGAAGAAATAA